A stretch of DNA from Candidatus Pseudomonas phytovorans:
TGAGCGCCTCGGCCCGGTGGCCCCCTTCGAACTGGCGGTACTGGGCGCGCGCGCGATGGCGACGCCGGGCCTGGCGTTCCTGGTGGGCTACCAGGCTGCCTTGCGGGTGCTGTGGCCCAGTGCGCCGGCTAGCCTCGGGGCCTTGTGCGCAACCGAACGGCGCAGTGTGCGGCCGGCGGACATGCACACGCGCCTTGATGACTTGCGACTGACGGGAAGCAAGGATTTCGTCACGGCTGGGTTGGAAGCGGAGTGGCTACTGGTGGCGGCGCGTAGCGAAGCGGCTGGCGAGGCACCACGGTTGAACCTGGCGGTGGTCTACCCCGGGGAACCAGGGGTGACCCTGGAACCATTGCCGACCCTGCCGCTTATGCCGGAAGTAGGCCATGGGCGCTTGCTGCTGGAGCAGGCGGCGTGCGAGTTGCTGGCCGGTGACGGATGGGATGCTTATGTGAAGCCGTTTCGCTCGCTGGAGGACTTGTATGTGCTTACGGCGCTGACGGCCTGGTTGTATGGCGTGGGGCAGGAGTGTGCGTGGCCACAGGGGTTGCGCCTGCAATTGCTTGGGTTGCTGGCAGGCTGCGCCGAGGGCAGCCGGCACTGTGCCGACAGCACCGGTGGCCATTTGCTGCTGGGTGGTTTGTTCGCACAGTTTCAGGCGTTGCGGGGGGAGATTGATGCGGCATTGGCGGCAGGGCCGGCGCATTGGGCGCAAATCTGGCAGCGTGACCAGGGGGTGATGGCGTTGGCTGCGGCGGCTCGGGAGAAGCGGCTGAACAAGGCTTGGGCTGCTGCGGGATTGTCATGAATGCCTGATAGGTTATCGTGAACTATTGAATCCTGGGGCCGCTTTGCGGCCCATCGCCGGCAAGCCAGCTCCCACATCGATCGCACAATGCCCAAGGTTTGAGCAGTACCTGCAGTACCTGCAGTACCTGCAGTACCTGTGGGAGCTGGCTTGCCGGCGATGGGCTGCACAGCAGCCCCAAAAAAGGCGAGCACGAATGAATGAAGGCACTCCTGCTTACACTGGCGATGGTTACGTGTTGCGCCTGGGCAGAAGATTGGCCTCAGCCTGACTGGCCGATCGATAATGCTACCCTCGACTGGCACGCCGTCGACGCCTACGCCTTCCCCGCACGTTCCCCCTCCGGGCGCAGCGGCATCCGCACCGACGCCCTGCTGATCATCCGCGATGGCCGCATCCTTCATGAGCGCTACGCAGCCCCCACCACCGCCGCCACCGCACACCTGACCTGGTCGGTCAGCAAGAGCGTCCTCGCCACGCTGCTGGGCGTGGCCCAAGGCGAAGGACGCTTCCAGTTGCAAGACCCTGTCTCCCGTTTCTATTCGGGCATGCGCGGCCATCCCGGCATACGCATGGCTGATCTGTTGCACTGGGCCAGCGGCCTGGACTGGCAGGAAGACTACGAATACGCCCCGCTCAAGTCTTCGGTGGTGGCCATGCTGTATACCCGTGGCCGCGAGGACATGGCGGCCTATACGGCGGCGCGGGGCATGGCGGCCAGTCCCGGTCAGCGATTCCTCTACTCCAGTGGCGACAGCAATTTGCTGGCCGCTGCGCTGCGCGGCATGCTCGATGCCGCGCAGTACGCCGATTACCCCTGGCACGCGCTGTTCACCCCGTTGGGTATCGAAAGCGCGGTGTGGGAGCGTGACCGGGCGGGCACCTACGTGGGCTCTTCCTATCTGTATCTCAGCGCCCGAGACTTGGCGCGTATCGGCTTGTTGATGCAGCGCGACGGGCAGTGGCAAGGCCGGCAACTGCTGCCCAAGGCCTGGGTGGCCTTCAACCGCACAGCGTTTGACCGTGCCCAGCCTGTACCCGGTGAAGCCAACCCTGGCGGCCACTGGTGGCTCAACCAGCCGCTGGCCGGCACCGAGCGGCCTTGGCCGAGTGCGCCCGAAAGCACCTACGCTGCCCTTGGTCACTGGGGCCAGGCGCTGTACGTGCTGCCTGCGCAAAAGCTGGTGATCGTGCGCTACGCCGATGACCGCGACGGCAGTTACCAGCACAACGAACTGCTCAGGCGGGTGCTGGCCGCATTGGCCCGGGAGGGCGCATGAAGCGGGCCTTGTTGCTGGTGCTGCTGGTGCTGCTGTTCTGGACCTGGCAGGAGCGTCAGGCCCTGGCGGATTTCCCCGGCATCCTCTCGGCCTACTCGGCCAAGGAATACTGCTCGTGCCGCTTTGTCATGGGCTTCGAGCAGGCCTACTGCCAGGGCTATGTAAAGCAATGGCTGCCGCTGAGCCTGCTGGAGGAAAACAGCCAGCAGCGGCTGGTTACTGCCGAGGGGCTGGGGCGGCGCAATCAGGCTGCGTGGCAGGGCCCGCGCGAGGGCTGCCGCTTGCTGCCATGAAGGCGTGCGGGTAAGGTTGGCGGCCTGGTTTCACGAGATCTGTCATGTTCAAGCTGCCCCGCCTGCTGCCCGCCTTGTTGCTGGCTTTGTGCCTGCCCGCCCACGCCAACTGGCACCTCGATGGCGAATCGTCGCGCCTGTCGTTTATCACCGGCAAGAACGGTGACACCGCCGAGGTGCACCGTTTTCTGGTGCTGCATGGCACAGTCGACCGCAAAGGCGTGGCGGGGCTGAGCATCGAGATGGACTCGGTGAGCAGTGGCATTGCACTGCGTGACGAACGCATGCGTGACGACCTGTTCGAGGTCGAGCGCTTTGCCGAAGCCCAGGTGCGGGCGCAACTGGACCTGCGGCCGATCAACGACTTGGCCAACGGTGCCCAGATCGAACTGCGCCTGCCGCTCACCGTCACCCTGCATGGCCAGTCGCACAGCTATAACGCCCTGTTGCTGGCCACCCGCCTGGACGAGCGGCGCTTTCAGGTGGTGACCCTCGAACCCCTGGTGCTGCGTGCCGAGGATTTCGGCCTGCTGCCAGGGCTGCAGACCTTGCGCAAGTTTGCCGGGCTCAAATCCATCAACCCGTCGGTGCCGGTTAGCGCGGTGCTGATTTTCACCGCCCGCTGACATGCCGGGGCCGGTCTTCCCTTGGCGGGATGGCAACCAGTTCGAACTGCTGATCGACGGCCCCGAGTTTTTTCCGCGCATGCTGGCGGCCATCGTGCGGGCCGAGTTTCAGGTCGACCTGGAGCTGTACCTGGTGGAGGCCGGTGCCTGTGCCGAGGCGGTGGTCGAAGCCCTGGAACAGGCCGCCCGGCGTGGTGTGCGGGTGCGTTGCCTGTTCGATGACTATGGCTCGCTGGCCTTCAACAGCGCCCTGCGCCAGCGCCTGCTGGAGGCCGGTGTATACCTGCGCTGGTACAACCGCCTGCGCTGGAAGCGTGGCCTGCGCAATCTGTACCGCGACCATCGCAAGCTGCTGCTGGTGGACGAACGCTGGGCGGTGGTGGGCGGCACGGGCGTTACCGACGAGTTCTGGACACCGGGCGACGCGACCAGCGAATGGCATGAGGTGATGGTGCAGATTCAGGGGCCGGTGGTTAATGACTGGCAGCTGCTGTTCGATCGCCAGTGGTATGCGAACAACCGCCGTACCGCCTGGCGCCCTGCCGAAGGCTTTGGCCTGCCACGCTTGCCCAAGGTGCCTGCCCACGGGCAGGGCATGGGCCGGGTGGCCTATGCCGACGCCCGCCAACACCAGGACATCCTGCATTCGCTGGTGCGGGCGCTGAACAGTGGCAAGCAACGGGTATGGCTGGCCACGCCGTACTTTCTGCCGACCTGGAGCGTGCGCCGTTCGTTGCGCCGTGCCGCCAGCAAGGGGCTTGATGTGCGCCTGTTGCTGACCGGGCCACGCACTGATCACCCGTCGGTCCGCTACGCCGGGCACCGCTACTACCCACGTCTGCTGCGCGCCGGGGTGCGGATTTACGAGTACCAACCGTGCTTCTTGCACCTGAAGATGGCCGTGGTAGACGACTGGGTCAGTGTGGGCTCGTGCAACTTCGACCACTGGAACCTGCGCTTCAACCTTGAGGCCAACATCGAAGCGCTGGACCCGCCGTTGACCGCGGCGGTGGTGGCGAGCTTCGAGCGTGACTTTGCCCAGAGTGAGGAAGTTGACCTCGACCACTGGCATGCCCGGCCGCTGTGGCGCAGGGTGAAACAGCGGATCTGGGGCTGGCTCGACCGACTGGTGGTCAACGTGCTCGACCGCCGTGACTGACAGCAGCTATCGTGCATTGACTGTTCACGGTTAACCGAAGGAGTGGCTGCGATGACGGCGAAGAAGATACTGATGCTGGTGGGCGACTACGTCGAGGATTACGAGGCGATGGTGCCGTTCCAGGCCTTGAGCATGGTGGGCCATACGGTGCATGCGGTATGCCCGGAGAAACTGGCGGGGCAGACCGTGCGCACTGCCATCCATGATTTTGAGGGTGAGCAGACCTACAGCGAAAAGCCGGGGCACAACTTTGCGCTGAATTATGACTTCGTGCGGGTGCGGCCCGAGGGGTATGACGCGCTGCTGATCCCGGGTGGCCGTGCGCCGGAATATTTGCGCCTGAATGAAAAGGTGCTGGAGCTGGTGCGGGCGTTCGACCAGGCAGGCAAGCCGATTGCGGCAGTGTGCCACGGTGCCCAACTGCTGGCGGCGGCGGGCGTGCTGGAAGGGCGTGAATGTAGCGCGTACCCGGCATGTGCGCCGGAGGTGCGTTTGGCGGGCGGCACGTTCATCGATATTGCGGTGGACCAGGCCCATGTGGACGGCAACCTGGTGACCGCTCCGGCCTGGCCAGCGCACCCGGCGTGGCTGGCTGCTTTCCTCAAGGCTCTGGGCACTCGTATCGCCTGATAGGGCCCCTTCGCGGGCACGCCCGCTCCCACAGGATTACCACTCACCCCAAGAGCAGTGGGATCCCTGTGGGAGCGGGCATGCCCGCGAATAGGCCAATACAGGCAACACCCCTCGAACAGGCTTAAGCCACCTGCTCAACCCAGTCATTGAGGTTGTAGTAGTTGGTCACCCGGGCAATCTTGCCGCAGTGGATATAGAAGAAAGCCCCCGCCGCCAGCACATAGGTCTGCCCGTTCGCTGCCGGCAGCCCTTCGTCATCGGCCAGATACTCCCCATGTACGGTGAATTCTGCGGCCACGCGGCTGCCGTCGGCGTTCTGCATCACCACGATATCGGCCAGGCGTTCGCGGTAGCAGCGGTTCATCTTGTCCATGAACGCAGCAAACCGGGCCTTGCCCATCTGCCGCTCGCCTTGGTTGATGTCGTGGATCACATCCTCGTTGAGCAGCGCCAGTAAGCCCGGCATGTCACCGGCGTTGAAGGCGGCGTAGTAAGCATTTACCAGCTCGGTAGCGGTCATGGAACAATACCTGTCGTGTAGGGAAAAGGCGGCTCATTGCCTCGGATGATAGGGTTTCCCCTCAAGCCCGGCTTAGCCGAGCGCGTCATCCACATCGACAAAACGACCGCCAAGCATGGAAATACGCCTGTTGCACGGCGCCGCTATCGCGCCATACATCGATGACCTCGTTCGCCTGCGCCTGACAGTGTTCCGCGAGTATCCCTTCCTTTACGATGGCACCCCTGAGTACGAGGCCAGTTACCTTGCCACCTATGCCCGCTCCGGGCGCAGCCTGGTAGTGCTGGCACTGGACGATGGCAAGCTGGTGGGGGCCTCCACGGGCCTGCCGCTGGTGGATGTTGCAGCCGAATTCCAGCAGCCGTTTCTGGCCCATGGGCGTGACCCGGCCGGGGTGTATTACTTCGGTGAGTCGCTGGTGCTGCCGGAATATCGCGGTCAGGGCCTGGGGGTGCGCTTTTTCATCGAGCGCGAGTCCTACGCGCACAAACTGGCCGAGTTCGATTACTGCGCCTTCTGCGCCGTGGAGCGCCCCGGCGTGCATCCGCTGCGGCCTGCGGACTACAAACCGCTGCAGGGCTTCTGGCGCAACCGCGGGTTCCTGCATGACCCATCCCTGCGCACCCGTTACGCCTGGCGTGACCTGGACGCGCAGGAAAGCTCGGAAAAGATCATGTCGTTCTGGACCAAGGAACTGCCAACTTGACCCTGTGAAAACAACAACGGCCCCTGTTGGGGCCGCTGTTGTTACATCAGGTTTACTTCACTTCGACTGCCAGGCTCTCGGCAATCTTGCTCTGCCACAGGGCAGGGCCGGTGATGTGAACCGACTCACCGTTGCTGTCTACGGCAACAGTCACCGGCATGTCCTTGACGTCGAACTCGTAGATCGCTTCCATGCCCAGCTCGGCGAAGGCCAGGACCTTCGACTTGCGGATGGCCTGGGCCACCAGGTAGGCAGCGCCGCCGACGGCCATCAGGTACACGGCCTTGTTGTCCTTGATCGCTTCGATGGCGGTCGGGCCACGCTCGGACTTGCCGATCATGCCCAGCAGGCCGGTCTGCTCAAGGATCTGGCGGGTGAACTTGTCCATGCGGGTTGCGGTGGTCGGGCCGGCAGGGCCTACCACTTCGTCACCGACCGGGTCGACCGGGCCTACGTAGTAGATGAAGCGGCCTTTCAGGTCTACCGGCAGCTCTTCGCCACGGTTGAGCATTTCGACCATGCGCTTGTGCGCGGCATCGCGGCCGGTCAGCATCTTGCCGTTGAGCAGGATGGTTTCGCCCGGCTTCCAGCTGGCGACTTCTTCCGGAGTGATGTCGTCGAGGTTGACGCGACGGGCACTCGGGCCAGCTTCCCAGACGATTTCCGGGTAGGCGTCCAGCGACGGTGCTTCCAGCTCGGCCGGGCCTGTGCCATCGAGCACGAAGTGGGCGTGACGGGTGGCGGCGCAGTTGGGGATCATGCACACCGGCAGCGACGCGGCGTGGGTCGGGTAGTCCATGATCTTGACATCGAGCACGGTGGTCAGACCACCCAGGCCCTGGGCGCCAATGCCCAGCTGGTTGACCTTCTCGAACAGCTCCAGGCGGATTTCTTCGAGGCGGTTCTGCGGGCCACGGGCTTTCAGCTCGTGGATGTCGATGGACTCCATCAACACTTCCTTGGCCATGACGGCGGCCTTCTCGGCGGTACCGCCGATGCCGATGCCGAGCATGCCAGGCGGGCACCAGCCAGCGCCCATGGTCGGGACGGTCTTCAGCACCCAGTCGACGATCGAGTCGGACGGGTTGAGCATGGCCATCTTCGACTTGTTCTCCGAGCCGCCGCCTTTGGCTGCGACATCGACCTCGACCTTGTCGCCGGGCACGATGGAGTAGTGGATCACTGCCGGGGTGTTGTCCTTGGTGTTCTTGCGGGCACCGGCCGGGTCGGCCAGGATCGAAGCGCGCAGCACGTTTTCAGGCAGGTTGTAGGCGCGACGCACACCTTCGTTGATCATGTCGTCGACGCTCAGGGTGGCGCCGTCCCAGCGCACGTCCATGCCCACGCGCACGAACACGGTGACGATACCGGTGTCCTGGCAGATCGGGCGGTGGCCGGTGGCGCACATGCGCGAGTTGATCAGGATCTGGGCGATGGAATCGCGCGCAGCAGGCGACTCTTCACGCAGATAGGCCTCGTGCATGGCCTGGATGAAATCGACGGGGTGGTAGTACGAGATGAATTGCAGGGCGTCGGCGACGCTCTGAATCAGGTCGTCTTGCTTGATCACGGTCATGCAGCGCGCTCCTCTTAAAGACGGGAACATTCATAAAGACGCTCGACGGTGCCGACCAGCATGTCGAAACGCCTTGCAAGGCGCCGGCAGGTCAGGCCGGCGGAAAAAGGCGCGGCAGTATAGCGCGCATCCGTGCCCGGCACACCTTCGGCCGGTCTGGACGATGGTCGGCTGTGGGCAGGCATCCTTTTTGCTGACGTGCTGCGCTTGGCTTACAGTGAGCCTCGAATACCTGGAGAAACACCGAACATGCCCGAACTATGCGTGGGCGAGCGCCGCTGGGCGGTGCCGACCGGCAGCAACCTGCTCGATGCCTTGAACGAGGCCGGCCTAAACGTGCCCTACAGCTGCCGCGCCGGCAGCTGCCACGCCTGCCTGGTGCATTGCCTGGACGGGCTGCCAGCGGATGCCTTGCCCGAGGCACTGGCGCTGGAAAAACACGCCCAGGGCTGGCGACTGGCTTGCCAGTGTCGGGTAGTGGGTGACTTGCGTGTGGCGGTGTTCGACCCGCAGCAGGATGGTATTCCCGCACAAGTTTGTGCACTGGACTGGTTGGGTGACGTGTTACGCCTGCGCCTGCGCCCGGAGCGAGCACTTCGGTACCAGGCGGGCCAGCATGTGGTGCTGTGGAGCGGGGCGGTAGCGCGGCCCTACTCTCTGGCAAGCCTGCCGGGTGAAGACGATTTTCTGGAGTTTCATATCGACTGCCAACGGCCAGGTGCTTTTTGCGACAAGGCGCGAGAGCTCAAGGTTGGCGACTCGATACGCTTGGGGGAGCTCAGGGGCGGAGCGTTGCATTATGACCCGGACTGGCAGGGGCGACCGCTCTGGTTGCTGGCCGCGGGTACCGGGCTTGGGCCCTTGTGGGGCATTTTACGCGAGGCGATGCGGCAGGGGCATCACGGGGAGATCAGGATGGTGCATGTGGCGCATGGCCACGTTCAGCATTACCTGGCTGAGCCGTTGCAGGCGATGGAGGGCGTGAGTGTCGAACTGGTGCTGACGGAGCAGTTGGACGAAGCGCTCGCGACATTGCGGCCGTCATCACGGCAAACGGTTGCACTGGTCTGTGGCTCGCCGGCGAGTGTGGAGCAGTTTGCGCGGCGGCTGTTTATTGCAGGGGTACCAAGGAACCAGGTGTTTGCCGATGTGTTTGTCGAACATGCCTGAATGAAAGGGGGCCGCAAAGCGGCCCCTTTTTTTGTAGCAGCAGATCAGCCGACCAGCGGATCACCAACGTGCAGGATTTTCATGCCGTTGGTGCCACCGATGGTGTGGTAGCTGTCACCTTTGGTCAGGATCACCCAGTCACCCTGTTCTACCAGGCCGCGCTTGAGCAGCTCGTCGACCGCTGCCTGGCTTACCTTGTCGGCCGGCAGCGAGGCCGGGTCGAAGGCGATCGGGTAGACGCCGCGGAACATCGAGGCACGGGCCTGGGTGGCGCGGTGTGGCGTCAGGGCGTAGATCGGCACGTGCGAACGCAGGCGCGACATGATCAGCGGGGTGTAGCCACTTTCGGTGAGGGCGATGATCGCCTTGACGCCGGGGAAGTGGTTGGCCGTGTACATGGCTGCCAGAGCGATACTTTCATCGCAACGCTCGAAGGTGGTGTGCAGACGGTGGCTGGACTTCAGGTTGGTAGGGTGCTTCTCGGCCCCCTGACAGATCCGCGCCATGGCCTGGACGGCTTCGATCGGGTAGGCACCGGCGGCGCTTTCGGCCGACAGCATCACCGCATCGGTGTTGTCGAGTACGGCGTTGGCCACGTCGGACACTTCGGCGCGTGTCGGCATCGGGTTCTGGATCATCGACTCCATCATCTGGGTCGCAACGATCACTGCCTTGTTGTTGCGGCGGGCGTGCTGGATGATCTTTTTCTGGATGCCGATCAGTTCGGCGTCGCCGATTTCTACACCCAGGTCGCCACGGGCAACCATGACGGCATCCGACGCGGCGATCAAGCCGTCGAGGGTTTCGTCGTCGGCCACGGCTTCGGCGCGTTCGATCTTGGCCACCAGCCAGGCGCTGCCGCCGGACTCGTCACGCAGCTTGCGCGCGTATTCCATGTCCTTGGCGTCACGCGGGAAGGAGACGGCCAGGTAGTCCAGGTCCATTTCCGCAGCCAGCTTGATGTCGGCCTTGTCTTTTTCGGTCAGGGCCGGGGCAGTCAGGCCGCCACCTTTGCGGTTGATGCCTTTGTGGTCCGACAGCGGGCCACCGACGATCACCACGCAGTGCAGGGCATCAGCGGTGGCGGTCTCGACACGCATGACCACGCGGCCATCGTCGAGCAGCAGTTCGTCGTTTACGCCGCAGTCCTTGACCAGGTCGGGATAGTCGATCCCGACGATGTCCTGGTTGCCTTCGGTCAGCGGGTGGACGGTGGAGAAGGTGAACTTGTCACCGACTTTCAGTTCGATGCGCTTGTTGCTGAACTTGGCGATGCGGATCTTCGGACCCTGCAGGTCGCCCAGCAGCGCGACATGGCGGCCGTTCTTGGCGGCGATGTCACGGATCAGGCGAGCGCGGGCCTTGTGCTCGTCCGGGGTGCCGTGGGAGAAGTTCAGGCGTGCCACGTCCAGGCCGGCAAGGATCAGTTGCTCGATCACTTCCGGCGAGTTGCTGGCGGGGCCAAGGGTGGCGACGATTTTGGTACGGCGGATGGTCATGCACAGACTCCTATAGTGAAGCGCAGCGAAAGGCTACTCCTGAATCTCGCTGTAGTCATTGTTCCGTTGCACTACCTGCGACCAAGGCAGGGTGGCATTTGAACGGCCGGAGTATGCTTGCAAAAGCGTGTGAAGATTTGTTGGCGTTGGCCGATACACAGGCATTAAAGGAGATCCCCATGCGAGCCCTGATCGTTTTAGCCCTGGCGGCCAGCGCCGTCGGCTGCACCCGCTGGTCCATGGACCACCACCTGAACAATGCCTATCGCGCCTACGACCGTGGCGACTGTGCACGGGTCATGCTGGAGCTGTCGCAGGTCGACCGTACCAGCCGTTCGCGGCCGTTCATCCACCCTGAGGTGTCGCTGCTGCGTGGCCAGTGCCTGGAGCGCCAGGCGCTGTACGTGGATGCCGCACAGACCTACCAGTACCTGATCCAGAAATACCCGGGCAACGAATACGCCTACCGTGCCCGGGCACGCCTGCAGACGCTTGAAAAACTCGGCCACGCCCGTAGCGGCGAAGCGGCTGTGGCCAGCCCGGTGACGATTGCACCTTGGCGATAACACCAAGGTGTGGTTTATTTCACGAGATTTGCTGCGCGCCCTGCGCTAATCTGTAACTCAGCTGTTACAACAACCGCCAGTACCTTGTATTCCTGGCATCAGGTACGGAATACACTCGCGATCATGTTCAACAAGCGCCACATCGAACGTCACCAGCTGCCTTGTGTCCTCAAGGTATTCAACCGTTTTACCGACCAGGAGATCGGCCAGCTGGGCAATGCCTCCGAAGATGGCCTGATGGTCATCAGCCAGCTGCCTGTACTGGTGGGTCCCGATTACGAACTGCAATTGCGCTTGCCGCTGGTCGGCGGCGGGTATCAGTTCGTCAACCTGACCGCCAGTTGTCTGTGGTGCCGCGAGGACCAGACGCCTGGGCACTACGATTCGGGCTTCATGCTGTTGCAGGCGCCGCGCGAATTCGACGAGTTCGTGCGCTCATTGCGCGATTATTTCAGCTTCCTTCCTGCCAACGCTTCTGTCTGAGGCTGCGCTAGAATCGGGTCGACCTTGATACAGGACGACCCCGTGACCTCAAGCATTTTCTGGCACGACTACGAAACCACCGGCATCAACCCGCGCTGCGACCGGCCGCTGCAGGTGGCCGGTGTGCGTACCGATTTCGACCTTAACGAAATCGACGAGCCGATCAGCCTTTATTGCCGGCCCTCCGACGACATCCTGCCGCACCCGGCGGCTTGCCTGGTGACTGGCATCACCCCGCAATTGCTGGCCGAGAGAGGCTTGTGCGAGGCCGATTTCATGACCCGGGTGCATGCGCAACTGGCGCAGCCGGGTACTTGTGGCGCGGGCTACAACACCCTGCGCTTCGACGATGAAGTGACCCGGTACAGCTTGTACCGTAACTTTTTCGACCCGTATGCCCGGGAGTGGCAAGGTGGCAACAGCCGCTGGGACCTGATCGACATCGTGCGAACTGCCTACGCCTTGCGCCCTGATGGTATTCAATGGCCGCAACAGGACGGGCGCACCAGCCTGCGCCTTGAACTGTTGAGCAAGGCCAATGGCATTGACCATGGGCATGCTCACGAAGCGCTTTCCGACGTGCGGGCAACCATTGCCCTGGCTCGTCTGATTCGGCAGAAACAGCCCAAGTTGTATGACTGGCTGTTCCAGTTGCGCAGCAAGCATAAAG
This window harbors:
- a CDS encoding acyl-CoA dehydrogenase, whose amino-acid sequence is MAWLQRLNDPFRHALAGTLGETYGALLERLGPVAPFELAVLGARAMATPGLAFLVGYQAALRVLWPSAPASLGALCATERRSVRPADMHTRLDDLRLTGSKDFVTAGLEAEWLLVAARSEAAGEAPRLNLAVVYPGEPGVTLEPLPTLPLMPEVGHGRLLLEQAACELLAGDGWDAYVKPFRSLEDLYVLTALTAWLYGVGQECAWPQGLRLQLLGLLAGCAEGSRHCADSTGGHLLLGGLFAQFQALRGEIDAALAAGPAHWAQIWQRDQGVMALAAAAREKRLNKAWAAAGLS
- a CDS encoding serine hydrolase, translated to MKALLLTLAMVTCCAWAEDWPQPDWPIDNATLDWHAVDAYAFPARSPSGRSGIRTDALLIIRDGRILHERYAAPTTAATAHLTWSVSKSVLATLLGVAQGEGRFQLQDPVSRFYSGMRGHPGIRMADLLHWASGLDWQEDYEYAPLKSSVVAMLYTRGREDMAAYTAARGMAASPGQRFLYSSGDSNLLAAALRGMLDAAQYADYPWHALFTPLGIESAVWERDRAGTYVGSSYLYLSARDLARIGLLMQRDGQWQGRQLLPKAWVAFNRTAFDRAQPVPGEANPGGHWWLNQPLAGTERPWPSAPESTYAALGHWGQALYVLPAQKLVIVRYADDRDGSYQHNELLRRVLAALAREGA
- a CDS encoding amidase, whose product is MKRALLLVLLVLLFWTWQERQALADFPGILSAYSAKEYCSCRFVMGFEQAYCQGYVKQWLPLSLLEENSQQRLVTAEGLGRRNQAAWQGPREGCRLLP
- a CDS encoding YceI family protein, which produces MFKLPRLLPALLLALCLPAHANWHLDGESSRLSFITGKNGDTAEVHRFLVLHGTVDRKGVAGLSIEMDSVSSGIALRDERMRDDLFEVERFAEAQVRAQLDLRPINDLANGAQIELRLPLTVTLHGQSHSYNALLLATRLDERRFQVVTLEPLVLRAEDFGLLPGLQTLRKFAGLKSINPSVPVSAVLIFTAR
- a CDS encoding phosphatidylserine/phosphatidylglycerophosphate/cardiolipin synthase family protein, with amino-acid sequence MPGPVFPWRDGNQFELLIDGPEFFPRMLAAIVRAEFQVDLELYLVEAGACAEAVVEALEQAARRGVRVRCLFDDYGSLAFNSALRQRLLEAGVYLRWYNRLRWKRGLRNLYRDHRKLLLVDERWAVVGGTGVTDEFWTPGDATSEWHEVMVQIQGPVVNDWQLLFDRQWYANNRRTAWRPAEGFGLPRLPKVPAHGQGMGRVAYADARQHQDILHSLVRALNSGKQRVWLATPYFLPTWSVRRSLRRAASKGLDVRLLLTGPRTDHPSVRYAGHRYYPRLLRAGVRIYEYQPCFLHLKMAVVDDWVSVGSCNFDHWNLRFNLEANIEALDPPLTAAVVASFERDFAQSEEVDLDHWHARPLWRRVKQRIWGWLDRLVVNVLDRRD
- a CDS encoding DJ-1/PfpI family protein, which translates into the protein MTAKKILMLVGDYVEDYEAMVPFQALSMVGHTVHAVCPEKLAGQTVRTAIHDFEGEQTYSEKPGHNFALNYDFVRVRPEGYDALLIPGGRAPEYLRLNEKVLELVRAFDQAGKPIAAVCHGAQLLAAAGVLEGRECSAYPACAPEVRLAGGTFIDIAVDQAHVDGNLVTAPAWPAHPAWLAAFLKALGTRIA
- a CDS encoding nuclear transport factor 2 family protein, whose translation is MTATELVNAYYAAFNAGDMPGLLALLNEDVIHDINQGERQMGKARFAAFMDKMNRCYRERLADIVVMQNADGSRVAAEFTVHGEYLADDEGLPAANGQTYVLAAGAFFYIHCGKIARVTNYYNLNDWVEQVA
- a CDS encoding GNAT family N-acetyltransferase gives rise to the protein MEIRLLHGAAIAPYIDDLVRLRLTVFREYPFLYDGTPEYEASYLATYARSGRSLVVLALDDGKLVGASTGLPLVDVAAEFQQPFLAHGRDPAGVYYFGESLVLPEYRGQGLGVRFFIERESYAHKLAEFDYCAFCAVERPGVHPLRPADYKPLQGFWRNRGFLHDPSLRTRYAWRDLDAQESSEKIMSFWTKELPT
- a CDS encoding fumarate hydratase gives rise to the protein MTVIKQDDLIQSVADALQFISYYHPVDFIQAMHEAYLREESPAARDSIAQILINSRMCATGHRPICQDTGIVTVFVRVGMDVRWDGATLSVDDMINEGVRRAYNLPENVLRASILADPAGARKNTKDNTPAVIHYSIVPGDKVEVDVAAKGGGSENKSKMAMLNPSDSIVDWVLKTVPTMGAGWCPPGMLGIGIGGTAEKAAVMAKEVLMESIDIHELKARGPQNRLEEIRLELFEKVNQLGIGAQGLGGLTTVLDVKIMDYPTHAASLPVCMIPNCAATRHAHFVLDGTGPAELEAPSLDAYPEIVWEAGPSARRVNLDDITPEEVASWKPGETILLNGKMLTGRDAAHKRMVEMLNRGEELPVDLKGRFIYYVGPVDPVGDEVVGPAGPTTATRMDKFTRQILEQTGLLGMIGKSERGPTAIEAIKDNKAVYLMAVGGAAYLVAQAIRKSKVLAFAELGMEAIYEFDVKDMPVTVAVDSNGESVHITGPALWQSKIAESLAVEVK
- a CDS encoding iron-sulfur-binding ferredoxin reductase produces the protein MPELCVGERRWAVPTGSNLLDALNEAGLNVPYSCRAGSCHACLVHCLDGLPADALPEALALEKHAQGWRLACQCRVVGDLRVAVFDPQQDGIPAQVCALDWLGDVLRLRLRPERALRYQAGQHVVLWSGAVARPYSLASLPGEDDFLEFHIDCQRPGAFCDKARELKVGDSIRLGELRGGALHYDPDWQGRPLWLLAAGTGLGPLWGILREAMRQGHHGEIRMVHVAHGHVQHYLAEPLQAMEGVSVELVLTEQLDEALATLRPSSRQTVALVCGSPASVEQFARRLFIAGVPRNQVFADVFVEHA
- the pyk gene encoding pyruvate kinase — translated: MTIRRTKIVATLGPASNSPEVIEQLILAGLDVARLNFSHGTPDEHKARARLIRDIAAKNGRHVALLGDLQGPKIRIAKFSNKRIELKVGDKFTFSTVHPLTEGNQDIVGIDYPDLVKDCGVNDELLLDDGRVVMRVETATADALHCVVIVGGPLSDHKGINRKGGGLTAPALTEKDKADIKLAAEMDLDYLAVSFPRDAKDMEYARKLRDESGGSAWLVAKIERAEAVADDETLDGLIAASDAVMVARGDLGVEIGDAELIGIQKKIIQHARRNNKAVIVATQMMESMIQNPMPTRAEVSDVANAVLDNTDAVMLSAESAAGAYPIEAVQAMARICQGAEKHPTNLKSSHRLHTTFERCDESIALAAMYTANHFPGVKAIIALTESGYTPLIMSRLRSHVPIYALTPHRATQARASMFRGVYPIAFDPASLPADKVSQAAVDELLKRGLVEQGDWVILTKGDSYHTIGGTNGMKILHVGDPLVG
- a CDS encoding tetratricopeptide repeat protein, which gives rise to MRALIVLALAASAVGCTRWSMDHHLNNAYRAYDRGDCARVMLELSQVDRTSRSRPFIHPEVSLLRGQCLERQALYVDAAQTYQYLIQKYPGNEYAYRARARLQTLEKLGHARSGEAAVASPVTIAPWR